Proteins from one Mus caroli chromosome 3, CAROLI_EIJ_v1.1, whole genome shotgun sequence genomic window:
- the Cldn11 gene encoding claudin-11: MVATCLQVVGFVTSFVGWIGIIVTTSTNDWVVTCSYTIPTCRKMDELGSKGLWADCVMATGLYHCKPLVDILILPGYVQACRALMIAASVLGLPAILLLLTVLPCIRMGHEPGVAKYRRAQLAGVLLILLALCAIVATIWFPVCAHREITIVSFGYSLYAGWIGAVMCLVGGCVIVCCSGDAQSFGENRFYYSSGSSSPTHAKSAHV, translated from the exons ATGGTAGCCACTTGCCTGCAGGTGGTGGGTTTCGTCACTAGCTTCGTGGGTTGGATTGGCATCATCGTCACAACGTCCACCAATGACTGGGTGGTGACCTGCAGCTACACCATCCCCACCTGCCGAAAAATGGACGAACTGGGCTCCAAGGGGCTGTGGGCTGACTGCGTCATGGCCACTGGTCTCTACCACTGCAAACCCCTGGTGGACATCCTCATCCTTCCAG GCTACGTGCAGGCTTGTAGAGCCCTCATGATTGCTGCCTCCGTTCTGGGCCTGCCGGCCATCTTGCTGCTGTTGACAGTTCTCCCCTGCATCCGAATGGGCCACGAGCCCGGAGTGGCCAAGTACAGGCGAGCCCAGCTGGCTGGAGTGCTCCTTATTCTGCTGG ctctctgCGCCATTGTCGCCACCATCTGGTTTCCTGTATGTGCCCACCGCGAGATCACCATCGTGAGCTTTGGCTACTCGCTGTATGCGGGCTGGATCGGTGCTGTGATGTGCCTGGTGGGTGGCTGTGTCATCGTCTGCTGCTCCGGGGATGCACAGTCATTTGGAGAAAACCGTTTCTATTACTCTTCTGGTTCCAGCTCGCCAACGCATGCCAAGAGTGCCCATGTCTAA